The following coding sequences are from one Treponema bryantii window:
- a CDS encoding DNA-processing protein DprA, with the protein MQHILTDFDDSLILALSVARISFLDFNQKKKLLKKLDSPHSLALQFIEEILKLAECGEKPRAVWNGPENLRLAQAEAWQCKRLGIKILFHDDEGYPEPLRQIADPPFALFVRGDVSLLNGRCVSVVGTRRLSQVGREAARCFAHDAAIDGCNVVSGLASGADSYAHLGAIDAFYERAEKNGNYDGAVLGHTIAVLPSAIDDIVPHTNKRLGAAVLQSGGCILSEYGPGSGTGKWQFIARNRIVAGLSEATVVIEAPAGSGALITADLALEDGRDVMFHEAAFGEAASRISAVVREDLEKSFAAGRVSRYKRENTPEKFLSAGAPVIKDYKDYCVALAEPPGERSAPPVQGELFT; encoded by the coding sequence ATGCAGCATATTCTAACTGATTTCGATGATTCGCTTATTCTGGCGCTTTCTGTAGCGAGAATTTCCTTTTTAGACTTTAATCAGAAAAAAAAATTACTAAAAAAACTTGACAGTCCTCATTCGCTTGCATTACAGTTTATAGAAGAAATATTAAAACTTGCAGAGTGCGGAGAGAAGCCTCGGGCTGTGTGGAATGGCCCTGAAAACCTGCGGTTGGCACAGGCAGAAGCCTGGCAATGCAAGCGTCTTGGGATAAAAATTCTTTTTCATGATGATGAGGGATACCCGGAACCTTTACGGCAGATAGCAGATCCGCCGTTTGCTTTGTTTGTACGCGGTGATGTGTCACTTTTGAACGGTAGATGTGTTTCTGTTGTTGGAACAAGGCGGCTTAGTCAGGTTGGCCGTGAAGCGGCTAGATGTTTTGCTCATGATGCGGCTATAGATGGCTGTAATGTTGTCAGTGGCCTTGCTTCGGGTGCAGATTCGTATGCGCACCTTGGTGCGATTGATGCCTTTTATGAAAGGGCTGAAAAAAACGGTAATTACGATGGTGCCGTTCTAGGTCACACGATTGCGGTTTTACCGAGTGCAATTGATGATATAGTGCCGCATACTAATAAGAGGCTGGGAGCCGCGGTGCTTCAGAGCGGGGGCTGTATTTTGAGCGAGTACGGGCCGGGCTCGGGGACCGGGAAATGGCAGTTTATTGCACGGAACCGGATTGTTGCAGGGCTCTCTGAAGCTACGGTGGTTATTGAAGCACCGGCTGGCAGCGGAGCGCTTATAACTGCTGATCTGGCACTGGAAGACGGCCGCGACGTGATGTTTCATGAAGCAGCGTTTGGTGAAGCGGCTTCAAGGATTTCTGCGGTTGTACGCGAAGATCTGGAAAAGAGCTTTGCTGCAGGCCGTGTAAGCAGGTATAAAAGGGAAAATACACCGGAAAAGTTCCTTTCAGCTGGAGCCCCGGTGATAAAAGATTATAAAGACTACTGTGTCGCTCTGGCAGAACCGCCTGGTGAACGCAGTGCACCTCCCGTTCAGGGAGAACTATTTACATAA
- a CDS encoding tetratricopeptide repeat protein has translation MKKGILLVLLGAVVFSSCKVSNKQIIRQQHLEEGVESPTTVEELKDAIEKYQKRVADIQLAQSQIGIWYKILGTRYLDQKMYGEALKCFQEALQYYPNNQNLYYYVGVCAGYMSHAAMDFGGSGSTEVKYNYLKLAEEAYLRAIDIEDRYVRALYGLGVLYVFELDEPAKAIPHLEKALSIDTKNIDAMFVLARAYYSNYDFEKSAAMYDKIINTTKSAEKKATAEENKKTVLDAAYSN, from the coding sequence ATGAAAAAAGGTATTCTTTTAGTTTTATTAGGTGCTGTTGTCTTTTCTTCTTGTAAGGTATCAAATAAACAGATTATCCGTCAGCAGCATCTGGAGGAAGGTGTTGAAAGCCCGACAACTGTTGAAGAACTAAAAGATGCTATTGAAAAATATCAGAAAAGAGTAGCAGATATTCAGCTGGCACAGAGTCAGATTGGAATCTGGTATAAAATCCTTGGAACCCGTTATCTTGATCAGAAAATGTACGGAGAGGCTTTAAAATGCTTCCAGGAGGCCCTTCAGTACTATCCAAATAATCAGAATTTGTATTATTATGTAGGTGTGTGTGCAGGCTATATGTCGCATGCAGCAATGGACTTTGGTGGCAGTGGAAGCACCGAGGTAAAATACAATTACCTTAAACTTGCAGAAGAAGCTTACCTTAGAGCCATTGATATTGAAGACAGATATGTGCGCGCTTTATACGGACTTGGCGTGCTGTATGTGTTTGAGCTTGATGAACCGGCAAAGGCAATTCCACATCTTGAAAAGGCTCTTTCAATAGACACCAAAAATATTGACGCCATGTTTGTACTTGCAAGGGCATATTATTCAAATTATGATTTTGAAAAATCTGCTGCAATGTACGATAAAATCATAAACACCACAAAATCCGCCGAGAAAAAAGCAACCGCAGAGGAGAACAAAAAAACAGTTTTAGATGCAGCATATTCTAACTGA
- a CDS encoding tyrosine recombinase, with amino-acid sequence MTKDIFLNQFYTDLLLVKRDSKQTAITYKISAEEFLDWLATERIKLKDVSVQNLLYYLIKRQTDGCSELTIAKDISGIRALGDYLVRKGMWEENVALALDKPKAAKHLPKVLSVEQIDSLLGCIDTSTPSGKRDDALFELIYSCGLRISEACTLLLANVHLDEKLILVRGKGDKERIVPFGDRALEKILVYLNEVRPELVKGRNVPELFVNYRGQPISRKGVWKRFQELEALSGVEAKVHTLRHSFATHLLSGGADLRSLQELLGHSDLSTTTIYTHVTDRQLEDAHEKYFQ; translated from the coding sequence ATGACTAAGGATATTTTTTTGAATCAGTTTTATACGGATCTTCTCCTTGTAAAACGTGATTCAAAACAGACTGCAATAACATATAAGATTTCTGCAGAAGAATTTCTGGACTGGCTTGCTACCGAAAGAATTAAACTGAAAGATGTGTCCGTCCAGAACTTATTGTATTATCTTATAAAAAGGCAGACTGACGGTTGTTCTGAACTTACAATAGCTAAGGATATTTCAGGAATAAGGGCATTGGGCGACTATCTTGTCCGCAAAGGTATGTGGGAAGAAAATGTTGCTCTTGCACTGGATAAGCCAAAGGCTGCAAAGCATCTTCCCAAGGTGCTTTCAGTTGAACAGATTGATTCTCTCTTAGGCTGCATTGATACTTCCACTCCAAGCGGTAAGAGAGATGACGCTCTTTTTGAGCTTATTTATTCCTGTGGACTTCGTATTAGTGAAGCCTGTACACTGCTGCTGGCAAATGTTCATCTTGATGAAAAACTGATTCTTGTGCGGGGTAAAGGCGATAAAGAGAGAATTGTTCCTTTTGGAGACCGGGCTCTTGAAAAAATTCTTGTGTATCTTAATGAAGTTCGGCCCGAACTTGTAAAGGGACGTAATGTGCCTGAGCTTTTTGTAAATTACAGAGGCCAGCCCATTTCACGGAAGGGAGTATGGAAGCGTTTTCAGGAGCTGGAAGCGCTCAGCGGAGTAGAAGCAAAGGTTCATACCCTCCGGCATTCGTTTGCAACTCATCTTTTGAGTGGTGGGGCTGATTTACGTTCCTTACAGGAACTTTTGGGCCATAGTGATTTAAGTACGACGACTATTTACACGCATGTTACAGACCGTCAGCTGGAAGATGCGCATGAGAAATATTTTCAGTAA
- the ftsZ gene encoding cell division protein FtsZ has product MGNLGISIVDDETGYEAEASGCSPTVIKVVGCGGGGSNAVNRMIFRELSNVDFIVLNTDLQALGRSRAATKLAIGQKVTKGLGAGGKPEVGEQAAEEDKELITNELRGADMVFITAGMGGGTGTGSAPVVARIAKELGCLTVAVVTTPFEFEGNVRMRQAQEGLKKLHEQVDSLIVIPNEQLFKNIDKNLTVKESFRKADEVLCQGVEGISNIITNPGDVNTDFADVRNAMAGQGNAIFGIGIGEGENRATDAAYNAIHNPMLENSKIDGAKNLLVNICASEEITLAEVGEICKIVSASADKDYNMFWGQVTQPELEGKISVTVIATGFEDTGRIAVEKQEAVPEVKSEPKPVREDTFSLNDMNSILHKTGSSTGSALGGEFVASHSIPKTPDAEKKGSLVEGIFSEENTSSSGSGSFAPPAGFIPDENDLVKPAIWNKSEYSRTIRLDD; this is encoded by the coding sequence ATGGGAAATCTTGGCATTTCAATCGTAGACGATGAAACAGGTTATGAGGCAGAAGCTTCTGGCTGCAGCCCTACCGTAATTAAGGTAGTTGGTTGTGGTGGCGGCGGTTCAAACGCTGTAAACAGAATGATTTTCCGCGAGCTTAGCAACGTAGATTTTATCGTTCTTAATACTGACTTACAGGCTCTCGGCCGTTCACGTGCTGCTACAAAGCTTGCAATCGGACAGAAAGTAACAAAAGGTCTCGGAGCTGGTGGTAAACCTGAAGTAGGTGAACAGGCAGCTGAAGAAGACAAAGAGCTTATTACAAATGAGCTCCGTGGTGCAGATATGGTATTCATCACAGCCGGAATGGGTGGTGGAACAGGAACTGGTTCTGCTCCAGTTGTTGCACGTATTGCAAAAGAACTTGGATGTCTTACTGTAGCCGTTGTTACAACTCCTTTTGAATTCGAAGGAAATGTTCGTATGCGACAGGCTCAGGAAGGTCTTAAGAAACTTCACGAACAGGTTGACTCTCTCATTGTTATCCCAAACGAACAGCTTTTCAAAAATATTGATAAAAACCTTACTGTAAAAGAATCCTTCAGAAAGGCAGATGAAGTACTCTGTCAGGGTGTTGAAGGTATTTCAAATATCATTACAAACCCTGGTGATGTAAATACTGACTTTGCAGATGTTCGCAATGCAATGGCTGGACAGGGTAATGCAATCTTTGGAATTGGTATTGGTGAAGGTGAAAACCGTGCTACAGACGCTGCTTACAATGCAATTCATAATCCAATGCTTGAGAATTCTAAGATTGACGGAGCAAAGAATCTCCTTGTTAATATCTGTGCATCAGAAGAAATTACACTTGCTGAGGTTGGAGAAATCTGTAAGATTGTTTCAGCTTCTGCAGATAAAGATTATAACATGTTCTGGGGACAGGTTACTCAGCCAGAACTTGAGGGTAAAATCAGCGTAACTGTAATTGCTACAGGTTTTGAAGATACAGGAAGAATTGCTGTTGAAAAACAGGAAGCTGTACCAGAGGTAAAATCTGAACCAAAACCAGTTAGAGAAGATACTTTCAGCCTTAATGATATGAACAGTATTCTTCATAAGACAGGTTCATCTACTGGTTCTGCTCTTGGTGGAGAATTTGTTGCATCTCACAGCATTCCAAAAACTCCAGATGCAGAAAAGAAAGGTTCACTTGTAGAAGGAATCTTCAGCGAAGAAAATACATCTTCTTCAGGATCTGGTTCATTTGCACCTCCAGCAGGATTCATTCCAGATGAAAATGATCTTGTAAAACCTGCAATCTGGAATAAAAGCGAATACAGCAGAACAATCCGTCTGGATGACTAA
- the ftsA gene encoding cell division protein FtsA, translated as MADGKVVGLDIGTSMIRVAIGEIDPDTGNIRIAGTASRKSAGLRNGVIVNIEDAKNAIKETIDAAEQNAGTTVESVITAIGGSQIESQNSRGTVPVSSANKSTKEISRADVERVIECATAIKVPDDREKLHVIPQNYIVDGIGGIQDPIHRMGTRLEAEVHIVTAAKTIIQNIRSCISRSDYILDGVMLKTLAQTQSVCHQDEMELGSILIDMGAGTTDVLLLLKGAPIGTFSIPVGGNLVTNDISVVGGISTAAAEKIKIENGCCWVDSITKDTDLDVILPGVGGRAPEIMKKSQLAQIIQARVEQIFTLVKVALKKNVGDSIKELSGNIILTGGGAMMEGVIDLAQKVFHTTSVRLGVPESLGGIEEDYKRPDFATVIGLVLANKSLASGKDRSRRTKGRPVHKEKQKGESVLKKIFKSLF; from the coding sequence ATGGCAGATGGAAAAGTAGTCGGACTTGATATTGGAACAAGTATGATTCGCGTGGCTATAGGAGAGATAGATCCTGACACAGGAAATATCCGCATAGCCGGAACCGCATCCAGAAAATCAGCAGGACTTCGCAACGGTGTAATTGTAAATATTGAAGATGCAAAAAATGCCATTAAAGAGACAATAGATGCCGCAGAACAGAATGCGGGTACAACAGTAGAATCTGTAATTACAGCAATCGGCGGTTCTCAGATTGAAAGTCAGAATTCACGTGGAACAGTTCCGGTTTCAAGTGCAAATAAATCAACAAAAGAAATTTCCCGCGCAGATGTAGAGCGTGTAATTGAATGCGCTACTGCAATTAAAGTACCAGATGACCGTGAAAAGTTACATGTAATTCCACAGAATTATATTGTAGATGGAATTGGCGGCATTCAGGATCCTATCCACCGTATGGGAACCCGTCTTGAGGCTGAAGTTCATATTGTCACAGCGGCAAAAACAATCATTCAGAATATTCGTTCCTGCATTTCCCGATCAGATTATATTCTTGATGGGGTAATGCTTAAAACTCTTGCACAGACTCAGTCTGTTTGTCATCAGGATGAAATGGAACTTGGTTCCATTTTGATTGATATGGGTGCGGGAACTACAGATGTTCTCTTGCTTTTGAAGGGAGCTCCTATCGGAACTTTCTCAATTCCAGTTGGTGGAAATCTTGTAACAAATGATATTTCTGTTGTCGGCGGTATTTCAACTGCCGCTGCAGAAAAAATTAAAATTGAAAACGGCTGCTGCTGGGTAGATTCAATTACAAAAGATACAGATCTTGATGTAATTCTTCCTGGTGTTGGAGGTCGTGCTCCTGAAATCATGAAAAAGAGCCAGCTTGCTCAGATTATTCAGGCTCGTGTAGAACAGATTTTTACTCTTGTAAAAGTAGCTCTTAAAAAGAATGTCGGAGATTCTATTAAAGAACTCTCTGGAAATATTATTCTCACCGGTGGCGGCGCAATGATGGAAGGTGTAATTGATCTTGCGCAGAAAGTGTTCCATACAACTTCTGTTCGTCTTGGAGTGCCTGAAAGTCTTGGTGGAATTGAAGAAGACTATAAGAGACCTGATTTTGCAACAGTAATTGGTCTGGTCCTTGCAAATAAATCTCTTGCAAGTGGTAAGGACAGAAGCCGCAGAACAAAAGGTCGTCCTGTGCATAAGGAAAAGCAGAAGGGTGAGAGTGTTCTGAAGAAGATATTTAAATCATTATTCTGA
- a CDS encoding cell division protein FtsQ/DivIB has product MSDVSLLVAEDYLENDYFLSEEYEGADSKAEKKIKFIKVIFCVLCFALFCELVIYKYIMPSFSSPKVTVTGQKDYSAEEIARMLLPMNSTSWFDFDVEQAVALLSSEAGIGHVSVEKKFPDKIYVNIEEREPVAVTFVMENGRTSPVQIDKNGVLFPGKRGASEKREEVLPIISGLPVEYMSKGMRIPAKYRPLIDQISKISEMPQHYFASVAEICVLPKDSGNYELALIPAQSKVKVLTDRALNEDALKYMMVVLDVVNQIGTDVAAVDLRYGSVSYITR; this is encoded by the coding sequence ATGAGTGATGTGAGTTTGTTAGTTGCTGAAGACTATCTTGAGAATGATTATTTCCTTTCTGAAGAGTATGAAGGGGCAGACAGCAAGGCTGAAAAGAAAATTAAATTTATTAAGGTAATTTTCTGTGTACTTTGTTTTGCGCTTTTCTGTGAGCTTGTTATTTATAAGTATATTATGCCTAGTTTCTCTAGTCCTAAGGTAACTGTTACCGGGCAGAAGGATTATTCTGCAGAAGAAATTGCAAGAATGCTGCTTCCTATGAACAGTACAAGCTGGTTTGATTTTGATGTAGAACAGGCTGTAGCATTGTTGTCTTCTGAAGCTGGAATCGGTCATGTTTCAGTAGAAAAGAAATTCCCGGATAAAATTTATGTAAATATTGAAGAGCGTGAACCGGTTGCTGTTACTTTTGTGATGGAAAACGGCCGTACATCACCAGTTCAGATTGATAAAAACGGAGTTCTTTTCCCTGGAAAAAGAGGCGCTTCTGAAAAACGAGAAGAAGTTCTTCCTATTATTTCAGGACTTCCTGTTGAATATATGTCAAAGGGAATGAGAATTCCTGCAAAATACAGACCTCTCATCGATCAGATTTCTAAAATCAGCGAAATGCCTCAGCATTATTTTGCAAGTGTAGCAGAAATTTGTGTGCTTCCAAAGGATTCTGGAAACTACGAACTTGCTCTGATTCCTGCACAGTCAAAAGTTAAAGTTCTTACCGATCGTGCATTGAATGAAGACGCATTAAAGTATATGATGGTAGTACTTGATGTAGTGAATCAGATTGGAACCGATGTTGCAGCAGTAGATTTGCGTTATGGTTCTGTTTCATACATCACAAGATAA
- a CDS encoding putative peptidoglycan glycosyltransferase FtsW: protein MNQFTFYANKPSQNYNKVDIWLLGSILLLWGLGIFTLYVCSQNFAIRAFGNPLYFVKRQLLCSAVGFVLFAGFMITDMRYIRKFVSVIVIVSLVLCFLTFVPGISIIKNGARRWIRLPGNFTFQPSELVKFAIVLFLANYFDKQDKLLNPEEKTVFPCVIALIVFAGIVFAQKDFSTGVFITLIGILLFFVSGAKLVWIFPFALIAIPAAFLMITLNPYRLQRLIGWISPDEFSSSINYQSLNAKRAISAGGVWGSGIGVGLSKINSIPEVQADYIFAGWAESMGYIGVVIYFVLLGFFAYRGYKAALSNPDKFSALSTFGCVSVIVLQSLVNTMVVSGVLPSTGINLPFFSLGGTSIIITLAMCGFIVNASRCEKIDEKMTESDEINIESLSYL from the coding sequence ATGAATCAGTTTACTTTCTATGCGAATAAACCTTCGCAGAATTATAATAAAGTTGATATCTGGCTTCTTGGTTCAATACTTCTTTTGTGGGGACTTGGAATCTTTACTCTGTATGTATGTTCACAGAATTTTGCTATCAGAGCTTTTGGAAATCCTTTGTATTTTGTAAAGCGTCAGCTTTTGTGCTCAGCAGTTGGTTTTGTACTTTTTGCAGGCTTTATGATTACTGACATGAGATATATCAGAAAGTTTGTAAGTGTAATTGTAATTGTTTCTCTGGTTTTGTGTTTCCTTACATTTGTTCCAGGTATTTCAATTATTAAAAATGGTGCACGCCGCTGGATTAGACTTCCTGGTAATTTTACATTCCAGCCTTCTGAACTTGTAAAATTTGCAATTGTTCTTTTCCTTGCCAATTATTTTGATAAGCAGGATAAGCTTTTGAATCCGGAAGAAAAAACTGTATTCCCTTGTGTGATTGCCCTTATAGTCTTTGCTGGAATCGTATTTGCCCAGAAGGATTTTTCTACTGGTGTATTCATTACTCTGATTGGAATTCTTTTGTTCTTTGTTTCTGGTGCTAAGCTTGTATGGATATTTCCGTTTGCATTGATTGCAATACCGGCTGCTTTTCTTATGATTACCCTTAATCCATATAGACTTCAGCGTCTTATCGGCTGGATCAGTCCTGATGAATTCAGTTCAAGCATTAACTATCAGAGCCTTAATGCAAAGCGTGCAATCAGTGCTGGTGGAGTATGGGGCAGTGGAATTGGTGTAGGTCTTTCTAAAATTAACAGCATTCCTGAGGTTCAGGCAGATTACATTTTTGCAGGCTGGGCTGAATCAATGGGATATATCGGTGTAGTAATTTATTTTGTACTGCTCGGATTCTTTGCTTACAGAGGTTATAAAGCAGCTCTTTCTAACCCTGATAAATTTAGTGCACTTTCAACTTTTGGTTGTGTTTCTGTAATTGTTTTGCAGTCTCTTGTAAATACCATGGTTGTTAGTGGTGTACTTCCTTCAACAGGAATTAACCTTCCGTTTTTCTCTCTTGGAGGAACTTCAATTATTATAACACTCGCAATGTGCGGCTTTATTGTAAACGCTTCACGCTGCGAAAAAATAGATGAAAAAATGACAGAAAGTGACGAAATTAATATAGAGTCACTTTCTTACTTATAA